One Bdellovibrionota bacterium genomic window carries:
- a CDS encoding aminotransferase class III-fold pyridoxal phosphate-dependent enzyme has protein sequence MNERLPFGEQIGMIRSPIPGPRSIDLGKRLGKVEAPGITYISNDFPVFWEQAHGSNVQDVDGNIFVDLSAAFGVASLGHRQPAVTAAISRQLARLPHGMGDVHPPAIKVELLEWLTLAFPQPGAQAILCSSGSEAVEAALKTAALVSGRPGVISFEGAYHGLSYGTLAVSGQLKFREPFHRQLGQFARRARFPRYQNDRNREVIEQSIAELQQIVNESQKTQVPVGAILLEPIQGRAGVIVPPQGWLREIRDFANRNHLVLIADEIMTGFGRTGTRFAVDREKVVPDLLCVGKALTGTLPFAACVGTEAVMHGWPVSTGEALHTNTFLGHPLGCAAALASIHEIENKDLATRADRLGREAMTEMRSWQRSLPMIEEVRGRGFMIGLALSQDRRTGLAFDVAKRALAKGLIILPSGMNGNVLTISPPLTIGGRQLE, from the coding sequence ATGAACGAACGTCTTCCGTTTGGGGAACAGATCGGAATGATCCGCTCGCCGATCCCCGGACCGCGCTCTATCGACCTCGGCAAACGGCTCGGCAAAGTCGAGGCGCCCGGAATCACGTATATCAGCAACGATTTTCCGGTCTTTTGGGAACAGGCGCACGGATCGAACGTACAAGATGTCGATGGAAATATTTTCGTCGATTTGTCAGCGGCGTTCGGCGTAGCGAGTCTGGGCCATCGTCAACCCGCCGTGACCGCCGCGATCAGCCGGCAGTTGGCGCGATTGCCCCACGGCATGGGCGACGTGCATCCGCCCGCCATCAAAGTCGAATTGCTGGAGTGGCTGACTCTTGCGTTTCCCCAGCCCGGTGCGCAGGCCATTCTTTGTTCTTCCGGTTCCGAAGCCGTGGAGGCGGCACTCAAAACGGCAGCCCTGGTTTCAGGTCGACCGGGGGTTATCAGTTTTGAAGGGGCGTACCACGGTTTGAGTTACGGGACGCTCGCGGTGAGCGGCCAACTGAAATTTCGGGAGCCTTTTCACCGACAATTGGGGCAGTTCGCCCGACGCGCACGTTTTCCCCGTTATCAGAACGATCGCAACCGCGAAGTCATCGAGCAATCGATTGCGGAACTTCAGCAGATCGTAAATGAATCCCAAAAAACCCAAGTTCCTGTGGGAGCGATTTTGCTGGAACCGATCCAGGGGCGCGCAGGAGTGATCGTGCCGCCGCAGGGATGGCTGCGCGAAATTCGAGATTTCGCCAACCGGAACCACTTGGTTCTCATCGCCGACGAAATCATGACCGGCTTTGGCCGGACCGGCACCCGATTCGCCGTGGACCGGGAGAAGGTGGTGCCGGATTTGCTCTGCGTGGGAAAAGCCCTCACCGGCACTCTCCCCTTTGCCGCTTGTGTCGGAACCGAAGCCGTGATGCATGGCTGGCCGGTATCCACCGGCGAAGCTTTGCACACGAATACATTTCTCGGACATCCCCTCGGCTGTGCCGCTGCACTGGCGTCGATTCATGAGATCGAAAACAAAGACCTGGCTACCCGTGCCGACCGCCTCGGCCGGGAGGCGATGACGGAGATGCGAAGCTGGCAGAGATCTCTCCCGATGATTGAGGAAGTTCGGGGCCGCGGATTCATGATCGGCCTGGCGCTGAGCCAGGACCGACGGACCGGACTGGCCTTCGACGTCGCCAAGCGGGCGCTGGCCAAGGGCCTCATCATTCTCCCGAGCGGCATGAACGGAAATGTACTGACGATTTCGCCCCCGCTGACGATCGGAGGCCGCCAGCTCGAGT
- a CDS encoding aldo/keto reductase has product MAIGGKATAEGTGRYARKQQQVDSAHYRENAGIRISDLGIGTYLGSHDEETDQRYTEAVAEALQKGINVVDTAINYRFQRSERSVGEAVRRSIENGAVRRDEIVIATKGGFLSFDGAPPRDPMAYLQETFFDSGIIRPQDIVAGCHSMHPDYVRHQLHSSLKNLGLDTIDIYYLHNVETQLEEIDNPEFEKRLGSAFSALEEEAANGAIVRYGLATWDGFRVPPSVRNHLSLERILEIAKSAGGERHRFSVVQLPFNFVYREAAVAPTQMWKGRLVPFLHAAAEANILVMASVPLFQGKLLGQLPAPLAAEFKGVRTDAQRAISFVAATPGLHTALAGMSSITHVEENTNYLQAPRLDSSAWVRIIQNLGRSFA; this is encoded by the coding sequence TTGGCGATTGGGGGAAAAGCAACGGCCGAAGGGACCGGGCGTTACGCTCGGAAGCAACAGCAGGTCGATTCCGCTCATTACCGGGAAAACGCCGGGATTCGTATCTCGGATTTAGGGATCGGCACGTATCTCGGCTCCCATGACGAGGAAACCGATCAACGCTATACCGAGGCCGTCGCCGAAGCTCTTCAAAAAGGGATCAACGTCGTCGACACGGCGATCAATTATCGGTTCCAGAGAAGCGAACGATCCGTCGGCGAGGCCGTTCGCCGATCCATCGAGAACGGGGCCGTCCGCCGAGACGAGATCGTGATCGCCACAAAGGGAGGATTTCTATCGTTCGACGGCGCCCCTCCGAGAGACCCGATGGCCTACCTCCAGGAAACTTTCTTTGATTCTGGGATTATCCGTCCCCAAGACATCGTCGCCGGTTGTCACTCGATGCATCCGGATTATGTTCGGCATCAACTCCATTCGAGCTTGAAAAACCTCGGTCTCGATACGATCGATATCTATTACCTGCACAACGTCGAAACCCAACTGGAAGAGATCGACAACCCGGAATTTGAAAAACGGCTCGGCTCCGCCTTTTCGGCTCTAGAGGAGGAGGCCGCCAACGGTGCCATCGTGCGATACGGACTGGCCACGTGGGACGGTTTTCGCGTTCCGCCGAGCGTTCGCAATCACCTGTCACTGGAACGAATTCTTGAAATCGCGAAATCGGCAGGCGGAGAGCGACATCGTTTCAGTGTCGTCCAGCTGCCCTTTAATTTCGTTTACCGGGAGGCGGCCGTGGCTCCCACTCAAATGTGGAAAGGGCGATTGGTCCCGTTTCTTCATGCCGCGGCCGAGGCGAACATCCTCGTGATGGCCAGTGTGCCGCTTTTTCAGGGGAAACTCTTGGGCCAGCTGCCCGCTCCCCTCGCCGCGGAATTTAAGGGGGTGAGAACGGATGCCCAGCGGGCGATTTCGTTCGTCGCCGCGACACCGGGCCTTCACACGGCACTCGCCGGCATGAGCAGCATTACTCACGTGGAAGAGAATACAAATTATCTCCAGGCGCCGCGTTTGGATTCCTCCGCATGGGTCCGAATTATCCAAAATCTCGGAAGGTCGTTTGCATGA
- a CDS encoding 4a-hydroxytetrahydrobiopterin dehydratase, with the protein MNHPPVLKSAELEMALTDLPGWKVSGVAIQKTFKSQSFMEGISKMVEIARLAEELDHHPDMFIHYRDVTFSCWTHVSGGVTAKDIDLAHRVERIWAG; encoded by the coding sequence ATGAATCACCCCCCCGTGCTCAAGTCAGCGGAATTGGAAATGGCGCTCACGGACCTTCCCGGCTGGAAAGTATCCGGAGTGGCGATACAAAAAACGTTTAAATCACAATCATTTATGGAAGGAATCTCGAAAATGGTTGAGATAGCGAGGTTGGCCGAGGAACTCGATCATCATCCGGATATGTTCATCCATTATCGGGACGTGACCTTTTCCTGCTGGACCCACGTGTCGGGAGGTGTGACCGCAAAGGACATCGATCTGGCCCACCGGGTCGAAAGGATTTGGGCCGGATAA